Genomic segment of Apium graveolens cultivar Ventura chromosome 7, ASM990537v1, whole genome shotgun sequence:
TGACGAGTCAATCCCTGCCCAGTATGCAGTACCATTAACAAACACTGATTCACTAGAACAAATAAGATTAACAAAACCTTTATCTTGGCATATTTTCCTCCATGAGTTAGTGTTTAGACTATAAACACCAATGATGACTGAGTGCGGGTAATGTTCACACTTCACAGGTGAGCTAGGATCCGAACTGTTAAACGAGAGAGATTCAGAGGACGAACTAAATTTGATAATATGTACCACGACATAGTCATTAATTTCCGGTAAAAACCCAAAAGCTAAAGCATTCCAGGTAGCCTTCATAAATGTTAATGTATAAAGGGGCGACTCCGGGACAGTCTTAAATTTTTGAACAAGAGGATTCCAGATATAAATGCTGCGATTATAGTCAAATTCCTCATCAAACATAGTAGACACACAAATTAAACCATTTGAGTGTACATACCATGAACTAGCGGGCAAGCCAAGTGGATAACTAAATATGCAATATTCTTGACAATGTTTATTGTCAGAACGTACAGCAAATGAATTGTTATCAAGATTATGAAAAAGTAGATACTTAGGATCAATATGGCCCGTCAGTTTCCGATAATTGCAGTAGTGAGAAATGAACAAAGGAGTTTTTATGAGAGAATACCACGATTTTTGAACAGCTCCGCAACGTAAGACATACTTAACAGGAAGTCTTTTAAATACTTCACACAAGATTTCTTCGGGAAAGTCGTAGGAGGGCACCTTCTTATGTTTTGACAAGCTCATCTTCCGAGACGGTGGATGAGCCCGACAATTTTAATTGTGTCCACTAATCTCTATGTAGCTCGCAATAGAAATAGGGTAAATTGATTGTCTAGGAGTGCTACAATAATAATGCCGACCTATAAGTTTAAAATGGGCTTTGTATTTTTTGGCAAAATCTCTTTTGGTCGACCTACTTACAAACTTGTCGGGCCCAACTCATGTGTACAATGCGCCTTGaactaatttttaaaaatttcttaTTTTAATTCTTATTAAACAAGAACATTATTGGTTAAGGCAGCTATCTGTTAAGGaaaaatctttattttcaaaataatttgttaaatgtgacttgaaaatatttttataaaattatctaatATAAACACAATCTTAGTTACTACAATGTTGAGATAGTTCTATAAATCCAGTAATGAAAATACACAAAAATGCATAATATTTTTTTCGACAATATATAATGTTAAAAATGAATATTTGTATAAAATGTTAAAAATGAATGTGGATGGAGGCTGAGGGTTTAGGTGGTTGTGCTAGGGCTGTCATTCGAGGGGAAGATGGTAAGATGAGGCTGGAATTCATAGCTATCAATCGATCACATGATCAATGAAATCATATGATTAATGTGTATCAAGatcatatattatttattttggctAATTATATAATTAGTTCACTATTTTTACTTATGCTCAAGACATCAGCCCAAACATTTTCACATATACTGACACTCATCTTTCTCTCCAAATAAAAATTATAACTAAGATGACAACACTCATCTTTTTTCAAATGATGAGGGTCATCGTCTTCAACAAAGTATAATCAATGAATTGACCAAACTGACGGATAACAACTGACATTCCCGATTCATAATCAAGATAGGGCACATTAATTTTTCCATGTGTATTAGTCCTGTTATTGAAGTACATAACTAATTAATATGACCCCGCAAAATCATAGGCAACCCAAAATGCCGTACCAATAACAAAAACAGACTGATCACTACCGATACAACCAATTATGATACCGAATCCTTCAAAGAATTAAACGATTCATGATTATTAAAGTCAAGTACCGCCAAGGAGAGATATTCAAGTGTACAGTGTTCTTAAAATTGTACATCATCAGAACATACAGTTAATAAATGGGTATTAGTATTATGGAAAAGTAAATATTTAGGATTAATATGGGCTGTCATATTTTGATAATTGGAGTGCAGAATGATAAACATAGGAGTCTTTAGGAGATAATACCATCATTTCTTCAGGCAAGTCTTTTGAGTATTTCTGACCAGATTTCTTCAGGCAAGTGAATGGCATCTTGTTCTCTTTCGACAAGTTTATCTTCAGACACTCGATCAGAAGGCCAGGAGGAGGCTGTTGCATTAGAGTTTAATAAAATTGCAGTTTTGAATAGTTGAGGCCAAAATTATAAACAAGGGTTTTGCAGGTTAGAATGATAAATTTTGTACCAATTCTCCAAAAATTTTATGTTTACTATAATATTTTTAGCTAAATTTTGTACTTATGAAATTTTTTGTTTAGTATGAAATTTTTAGTTAAAGGTCTCTAATGATCAATAATACCGAACTTTTAGCTAAAATATCATGTTTTATATAATAGCTGAATTTTGACTCAATTCTTTTTAACAATTATGTATCATTAGTATAGATTATTATATATAACAATGGAATTTGGAGCATGTGTTAATTTTCTTAGCTCAATTTTGAAATAATAAACAATTCATATATGCGTGGAATGACCCAAGTTTAATACAGTAAATAGAGTGATGATAGCTTGACAATTAAAAGGGAGTACTATATAAGAAAAATTTCTTGCTACACCTACCTAAAAGATATTTGGAGAACAAAATGAACTTTCCGTCAGGTTCATCAGGGAATTTCAGTCCGTCTACATTTCTCTTTCTTTGTGATTGTCTTGACAGAATTCGTTCCAGTTGTCACTGAGGGCTAAACAGAACCTACAAACATGTCAAAATGATGACATAAAGTGATGAACCTTATTAAGTAGAACCATAAGCAAAACCACAACATGACATTTCTATTAATCAGCACGTCCATGAAGAAGACAGTTAATCATGTGAATCAGAACCATAAAGAGGTCAATTAAACTGTTTATTGTCAAACTATGTAGACAACTGCATTGTACTTGCCTAATAAATTGCAGTCGACCTGTGAACAACACTGTCATTGTCGCATGACAAGGACCTTAAATTTTTAAAAGCAGCTTCTTAGGAGCTTTGCTAAATGCAAAGATGCAACTCTGATTACAATTGGACATTCAACAGATGAAAACAGAAAACTGATGAAGTTGAGGATACAAAATAGTTCTTATATACACGAGGAAGTGGATTGCAAATATAAACGAATTTTTAGAATCCCTAGCTAAAAGCTAATGTTATAGAAGAGAGAATTCCTTTGGATATATAAGCTAAAGTTACCAACAATTTTTGTAACTTGTCAAATCTTTATAGAAGAGAACATCATATCAAATAAAGCTTTCCACTATAAAGCTTCAGAGCACTTGCAATTCCAAAGAACAGAGAGCAAATTGAATTTTTGTGCTAGCTCGACTCAATTTATGGCCAACTACATCTGGCCCAAATAAAGGGGCAGAACTCTTTGTAACAAGTGTGCTTATACTAACAAACTAGCATACCTGGACTTGTCCCAGAAACAAAAAGTTGGGTGATAAAACAAGTAACATTCAGTAAGTAATTGAGTAAGAGTTGAATCCTGCATTGTCAGCATTGCAGTCTCCTTAAACAATATGCTACCAAGGGCTCAGTTACGCGCCATAGGCCTACCTCGACGAGATGCCCAATTGTCAGTAGGAAACCATTATGCACTCTAGCACTTCATTGTAACCAACGCAATAGATTGTTGGTTTAGGAGTAAGCGTAGAACCTGTCTTGTAGTTGATAGGCAGCAGTTGAGAATTTAAGTCTGCAGCCATGATCTTCATTCATAACATTACACAGACGACAAGTTGACGAATGTCAATTACCAAACCGAGCAAGTCCATCCGCTGTTAAAAGTCTTCcgttgattcaacaattgaagtttCACCAAAGAATAGAGCCTAACTTGATCTTAGTGTAGCTTGAGTTTCTTTGTTCCAATTGTCAATGACCGAATAACAAGAGAACACCACAAACatataattaagtaaaataacgACAGAAAAGTTGAAAATTGTTTCGCATAAATCAGAAACACGAAATACATGGATGGAAAATGTAAGTAAAACCATAATATACAATTGAACAATAATGCATCGATGAATTGCTCCCCTAATCCAAAGAAATTCACATCCACTAACAAGGCTTCCGGCCTTATACTTTTGTTCAATTATCGGTTTAATTTGTTATATCTTACATGGTTGTCATGTCGGTCGACTAGTCGCGACTAGTCGGCTAGTCGGCGACTAGTCGGCTAAGCGGTGATTGGATGTCGACTCAACATGTCGACTAGCTGAATGTCGATATTTCGGTCGCCTGGTCGACTAATCGGTCGACTCAACactatttataatttttaataaacaAAATGAgggaataaccgttgaaccaaattatacttCATTCCACTTATTATAGTAGACTAGATTAAATCCCGTGCAATGCACATGTTctgttaatatttaaataaatattgaattttatttatccaatcatatattaattttaatatatttatataaatatttattaattatagatttataataaaaataataaaagaattagGATGGAGCTGTGATGATAATTTTGTAGGATAAGTTTTGGTCGTAGTTTAGCAGGATAAGAAGACTATATCTAATAACTTAGCAATTCAGTAGTTTAGCATGtgtataacactatttatttttatttttaatgacCAAAATAAGTATACacattatttatttttatttttaatggCCAAAATAAGGGGATAACTGTTGAACTAAAATATaccccattccggttattatattctactagcataaatcccgtgcgatgcacgagtttccattaatattttaaatttttatttatcaagttatattatttttttaaaatatttatataaatatataatgattacaaatttttaataaaaataatagaatcacatctggtcgtaatttagtagaataaatagactatttctactagtttaacaatttagtagtttagcagatatgtaacactattatttatatattttaataatatgataagttgtattcgtagtttagtaggataagtatactatatttagtagtagtttaataatttagtagtttattagatatataacactatttatctatttttgtaataatcaaaattagagaattatcgttgaaccaaaccgttaaaccaaattatctctattccggctattataatataatatagatatacTAGCTTAAATCCCGTGCAATGCAGGGTTCCcgttattatttaaattttttatttatcccttcatattataaatttaaaatatttatatatatataataattataaattaataataaaaattatagaataacatgtgatcgtagtttagtaggataagtagatTATGTCCAGTAGTTAagaatttagtagtttagcggatatataccactatttatttatattttaataataggataattTGTGATCGTAGTTTAGTAGTATAAGTACTCTAAGtctagtagtttagcggatatataacactatttatttacttttttaataactaaaattagggaataaccgttgaaccaaattatatttcattccggttattatagtatagtatagatagtatagatttttaattttgatttggTACGAGAGTACTTATAACCATTTtctaatttatatattttttgttttttttataaaaagcACTAAATTTGAGTTTCTTAAAATTATGGAAATGATACAAATATtcgaaattattttatattttcgGCGTAAGAACATCAAATGAAGGAATATGAACATACTCGGTGTCATATGACGTATATATTTGGGTTAGTATACGTTCAAACATAGAGTTATACGATATCAATATATTATATATGAaacaattaattattattttttcaaaaaaattatatatatatatattatagaaTCTAGTGCTCCAATACAAACCAATATATATACAAACTATACAATGACCTATTACTAATTGATATATGTATAATTAGTAATTATATAATAATCCACTTATATATTTTTGACGGTGGCACCACTCATTTATTGATCAGTATTGTGTAATTTAGTGATATCCACTAAACTATTAACAAATTATTTACTGTTATATTTAGTGATTTTGAGTATGTAAATTAGTGATTTACAGAGATTTTCAATgtatattttaatttagtttgtattgaaggaggactatatatatatatttagatatATATGTTGATATTTTATCTTGGTTCAGATATATTTTGTGTATTTTTGTGTATACAAACATTTCCTATACTTTCATGGCAGTTTCATTTTCTTTTCGTGTTATATATAATATTTGGATTTCAGGAATCAATATTGAGTATAaattcactactagaaatatgacATCAGACATCGattcagaaccgatgttaaaataaatctgaaccgatgtcttcgcgtgtgatgttaaatgtcagcagcctttgacatcggttaacagccgATATCTATTACACTGCTATACATCagttttaagattaaatgtgatgtctttgtaacaaatttcagcttatattataGTGTTtttaggtgaatatgagtatattatgaggtatttatccattaaaacatgaaacctacaagctctaaaagccatttattaaaaatctttcgaacaaaccgatgtgaatgctagatcagacatcggttagtTTAAATGACTGATGTGAAATgtgggatcagacatcggttagtTTAAACAACCGATGTGAAATGctggatcagacatcggttagtTTAACACACCGATGTGAAATGCTGGATAAGACATGGGTTTACTTTTCGAAAATGATGTTAAATCTTGTTGTTTAACATCAGCCTGTTTCTCTAACCGATGTTTACTCTTTAATATTGTAAAATTTAAGACATCCGCTT
This window contains:
- the LOC141674986 gene encoding putative F-box protein At3g10430, whose product is MSLSKHKKVPSYDFPEEILCEVFKRLPVKYVLRCGAVQKSWYSLIKTPLFISHYCNYRKLTGHIDPKYLLFHNLDNNSFAVRSDNKHCQEYCIFSYPLGLPASSWYVHSNGLICVSTMFDEEFDYNRSIYIWNPLVQKFKTVPESPLYTLTFMKATWNALAFGFLPEINDYVVVHIIKFSSSSESLSFNSSDPSSPVKCEHYPHSVIIGVYSLNTNSWRKICQDKGFVNLICSSESVFVNGTAYWAGIDSSFQSVMCFDTNTNILRKIRVHNLFPDLDVMEYLIIPFGESIAYCIEGNENNSEEDEEDYWSPHLHIWLLKDSVTGEDNKIGELFWEMRELARVLQLFIFYEDVDVIICAPEVVVDHEHGKKSTSDCL